The DNA sequence GAGAGACGAGGGTGTAGAGGGGAAATTGTTGGAAGGAACACTTACCATAACGTATCAACATAGACACGAAGACAGACGGGAATAGGGCGATTACCTAATGCCATTCCAGCTAAGCCGTCGTCTCGTGGTAGCTTCAGTGCGACAAATACGCGTCAGAATTCCGTGCAGCcgatgttattgtttgtaCGAGAGCTGCCGGAGCTACCGACAGACGCCGTCTCTCTTTCCTCCACGTAAAATTTCCCAGGCAAAACAGAAGCCGTTGTTCCCTGGCATGTATCGCACGGTGAGACTGTTTGATGGTGAGCACACATACCATTACGGCCGGCACACCTACACTATCATGCGGGAGAGCCTCACATTTGCCATCATACCACTTGGTTGCGTAGCTGCTTATGCCGCCACTTACTTTGATCCCTTTGCGGCGGTTCCACTAGAACTTCAAGGGGCTTATCTCGTATTTCTTCTTATTGGTTCACGGTTGTACGCCCGCGGTCGCAGTTGTCGGACCGTAAAGGATCTTACGGGTCGCCATGTGGTTGTTACGGGCGGCACCAGCGGCATTGGGAAGGAAACGGCGGCCCGACTTGCTGCAGCGGGCGCCGATGTAACTGTTTTAGCCCGTAGCAGCTCTCATGCTGAGGCAGCGATAACCTACATAAGGCGTTCCGCTCATTGTGAAGGACAAGTGGTGCAATTTACCCCACTTGACCTCTCAGACTTTCTTGCAGTGCGCGACTACTGTAGGAGACTTCGTCATACCAACACGCGACTAGATATTTTGGTCAACTGCGCTGGGGTTATGCACCAACGGCAAGTGATGTCACGCTGCGGTGACGATGAACAGCTGGCTGTGAACCTGCTTGGGCCGTACCTATTGACAGAAGGACTCCTTCCACTTATCGCAGAGAGCGGTGGCCGGATTGTAAACGTTTCGTGCTCTGCCCATGTAGCAGTGAGAGGAAATATTGTGCAAACGTACCTTTCGGGTCGGGGGGTGTGGTCTCCACGAGTGCGTGGGAAGTTCGATGGACTTGAACAGTATGGGCTCACAAAACTTGGCTGCATTTACCACGCACAAGAACTCGCTAGTCGTTCCTACCACTCCACAACGAAAGGAAATGCATCATTTTGTCCAACCGATACGTCCCACCCCTCACTGGGCTCAAGTGCCATCAACAAAGGTAGTAACTTAAACCTTTATCATTACAAACATAACAGCGGCAACCGAGCGAGTAATAACAACGACAGCGGAGACGGGGGAGGTGATGATGAAGCTGGCGCGCCAAATTACACAACCTGTGTGGCCGTCCCAGGTGGTGTAGTGACTGGTATATACCGTTATGTGCCTCTTGCTGCCACATTTCGTTGGTTCCGTTGGATATACCTCCTCTTCATGCGTAGTGCCCGTGAAGGGAGTCAGACAGTAGTGGATTGCTGTCTAAGGGATGATATTGTGAATGGTGGGTACTATCAGAACTGTCGCTACGCACCCAGTGGACTTTCCGCCGCAGCCTGCAACATAGAAGAGCGGAAGAATGTTCTCACGTGGGTGAGACGTAAAATGCAACCATATATGCAATGGGACAGATAAAGTGCTTGAGCGGTAGGTTTACAAATGAATTTGGTGGTGAAGGTAAAGTTCAGTGTGTATGATTGTTTCACATGTTATTTGTTACAgattcattattattattattattgttgttgttgttgttgtcactacttttttttttaaaaatccgCGAACGAAATAAGAATGAAAATGGACAGTGCCTTGTGAACCTAAAGTGCCACGTAGTGTTGTCGCTTAGTCTGGAGCTACATTGTATACCAAACACTTTTTCGCACCactcgtttcttctttttttttttggtttcgttCGGTTTTGTCTTGCGTGTtcggttttcttttccctcctttgggTAAAGTATTAGCACGCTAAAGAAAAGATCAACGGCAgagtccccctttttttgtttttgtttttgaattgCTTTTAGCGGCGCGGAACTCACAAAAGTTCGCACAACCTAAACGCATACACAGCACAtcaaagtggaagaaaaaaaagaaggaagacttcaaaataacaataacaatttaaaagaaataacaagTAATACCAACTACAGCAATGGTAAAGTTGACTCATGAAGATACGCAGCGCATCAAAACtgcttttctctcttattcACAGGGTCAACCGAAGGTGACGGAGCAGATGATGGACCAACTTATTTGTGGTGCCATTCCGGGAATTTCATGGGAAGAACTTCAGGCAAAGAAGGGCCCCAAGGCAGCGCAGGGATATGACCGCAGCGCGTTCTTTTCATTGGTTACTTCTGACGACCGGTACGTGCAGTTTATTGTCGCCAACTTCCCCCCAGCAcctgaagaggaaaaggcgCCGCAGGTCGATGCATTGGAATTGAAAACTGCAAAGGGTTTCTAAGTTGTGCAGTTGTGCCGGTGccgggaagcaaaaaaaaaaagaagaaaaaaggaaagatttCTCAAGAGGAGCTGCAGGAAGAAATGCGGATGAAGCGAACCCGTATGCGAACTAATGGGAAAATCACATACAAGTGAAGagatgaatatatatatatatatatatatggaggAGTTGCTACGGCACTTGATGATACATATGTAAGTGAGCCAACTCATATGCGTGTACGTGCATGgatgtgtgtatataaaGGAAAGTTAGGTGGAGTAAGAAttcatacacacgcacatatatatatatatttttatttatggaTATTTTCTGTGGAGGTGCGGGCTCCACTAAA is a window from the Trypanosoma brucei brucei TREU927 chromosome 8, complete sequence genome containing:
- a CDS encoding short-chain dehydrogenase, putative; its protein translation is MPFQLSRRLVVASVRQIRVRIPCSRCYCLYESCRSYRQTPSLFPPRKISQAKQKPLFPGMYRTVRLFDGEHTYHYGRHTYTIMRESLTFAIIPLGCVAAYAATYFDPFAAVPLELQGAYLVFLLIGSRLYARGRSCRTVKDLTGRHVVVTGGTSGIGKETAARLAAAGADVTVLARSSSHAEAAITYIRRSAHCEGQVVQFTPLDLSDFLAVRDYCRRLRHTNTRLDILVNCAGVMHQRQVMSRCGDDEQLAVNLLGPYLLTEGLLPLIAESGGRIVNVSCSAHVAVRGNIVQTYLSGRGVWSPRVRGKFDGLEQYGLTKLGCIYHAQELASRSYHSTTKGNASFCPTDTSHPSLGSSAINKGSNLNLYHYKHNSGNRASNNNDSGDGGGDDEAGAPNYTTCVAVPGGVVTGIYRYVPLAATFRWFRWIYLLFMRSAREGSQTVVDCCLRDDIVNGGYYQNCRYAPSGLSAAACNIEERKNVLTWVRRKMQPYMQWDR